Proteins encoded together in one Pseudomonadota bacterium window:
- a CDS encoding flagellar basal body P-ring protein FlgI produces MYFSRYSRPIIRSLWLVLAVVFSFTSSPAQAERIKDLGSFQGLRVNQLTGYGIVVGLAGTGDDNLEYATLGVRGVANRFGLALPPGLNPATRNAAAVMITAELPAFAKPGQRIDVTVSALGQARSLRGGTLVLAPLIGADGQIYAMAQGNLAVGGLGVQGRDGSTTTVNIPSVGRIASGATVERSVATGFENSPFLSFNLDSADLTTAMRVADAINAEFGDGMARAEDAVSIRIAAPQSQPQRVMMMSTIENIPVTPAEAAARVIVNARTGTVVINGAVRISPAAVSHGTLTVRVDEAPTVVQPEPFSRGRTAVEENSQIAIDEPLASTSIARGASLAEIVESINALGAAPSDIVAILEALKQAGALTAELVII; encoded by the coding sequence ATGTACTTTTCCCGTTATTCCCGGCCGATCATCCGTTCGCTATGGCTGGTCCTGGCTGTGGTTTTCAGCTTTACCTCCAGCCCGGCACAGGCTGAGCGGATCAAGGATCTCGGCAGTTTTCAGGGACTGCGTGTCAACCAGCTCACCGGCTACGGCATTGTTGTCGGCCTTGCCGGCACCGGTGATGACAATCTGGAATATGCCACGCTCGGCGTGCGCGGCGTGGCCAATCGCTTTGGACTGGCGCTGCCGCCCGGCCTGAACCCGGCGACGCGCAACGCTGCAGCGGTGATGATCACCGCAGAACTCCCGGCTTTTGCAAAGCCCGGGCAACGCATCGATGTTACCGTCTCCGCACTTGGCCAGGCGCGTTCGCTGCGCGGCGGCACTTTGGTGCTGGCACCGCTGATCGGTGCCGATGGCCAGATCTACGCCATGGCCCAGGGCAACCTTGCCGTTGGCGGTCTGGGCGTTCAGGGCCGTGACGGCTCCACCACCACGGTCAATATCCCTTCGGTTGGTCGCATTGCCAGCGGTGCCACTGTCGAGCGTTCCGTCGCGACCGGATTTGAAAACTCCCCCTTTCTGTCGTTCAATCTCGACAGTGCCGACCTGACCACCGCGATGCGCGTTGCCGATGCCATCAATGCTGAATTCGGTGATGGCATGGCGCGCGCCGAAGATGCGGTGTCGATCCGCATTGCGGCGCCGCAGAGCCAGCCGCAGCGGGTAATGATGATGAGCACCATCGAAAATATTCCTGTGACCCCGGCTGAAGCGGCGGCACGGGTGATCGTCAATGCCCGCACCGGCACTGTCGTGATTAACGGTGCGGTTCGGATCAGCCCGGCCGCCGTCAGCCATGGCACGCTCACCGTACGGGTCGATGAGGCACCGACTGTGGTCCAGCCCGAACCGTTCAGCCGCGGTCGTACCGCGGTTGAGGAGAACAGCCAGATCGCTATTGACGAGCCACTGGCCAGCACCTCCATTGCGCGCGGCGCATCGCTGGCGGAGATTGTCGAATCGATCAACGCGCTCGGTGCCGCACCCAGCGACATTGTGGCGATACTCGAAGCGCTGAAACAGGCGGGCGCACTGACAGCCGAACTGGTGATCATATGA
- a CDS encoding flagellin, whose translation MVESINRNRPPVAVQTQIELAEAIAEQQQAIATGRRIDQASDDPQGWIEISSLSRQQSNEQAWTNNIGRAQTRASLAESALDTMSSTLIRANELLIQANSGTLNANDREGIALELEGILATLNDLVALGDGHGGALFPQAPLAIPIGENRDIVAAPSSAELLENIGPGGETLQQVMTLTIDAVRNGDTVDREARFAPVEAALERVTTLIARQGVTGNELESARVRYEDNQLALAERRSAIEDTDVAEAITRLQSLSTSLEAAQAIYARIEQRSLLDLLR comes from the coding sequence ATGGTAGAATCGATAAACCGTAACCGTCCGCCCGTGGCGGTCCAGACCCAGATCGAACTGGCCGAAGCGATTGCCGAGCAGCAACAGGCGATTGCGACCGGACGGCGGATCGACCAGGCCTCGGATGACCCGCAGGGCTGGATCGAGATTTCCAGCCTGTCGCGCCAGCAGAGCAATGAGCAGGCCTGGACCAACAATATCGGCCGGGCACAGACCCGGGCGAGTCTGGCCGAGTCCGCGCTCGACACCATGTCGTCGACCCTGATCAGGGCCAATGAGCTGTTGATTCAGGCGAATAGCGGGACGCTGAACGCCAATGACCGTGAGGGCATTGCACTCGAGCTGGAAGGAATATTGGCCACCCTGAATGATCTGGTTGCGCTGGGTGACGGCCATGGCGGAGCGCTTTTTCCGCAAGCGCCGCTGGCGATTCCGATCGGTGAAAATCGCGATATTGTCGCGGCCCCGTCGAGCGCGGAATTGCTCGAGAATATCGGCCCTGGCGGTGAAACGCTGCAACAGGTGATGACGCTGACAATTGATGCGGTGCGCAATGGCGATACCGTGGATAGAGAGGCGCGCTTTGCTCCGGTCGAAGCCGCTCTGGAGCGTGTCACCACGCTGATCGCGCGCCAGGGCGTTACCGGCAATGAGCTGGAGAGCGCACGCGTGCGATATGAGGATAACCAGCTGGCGCTTGCCGAGCGGCGTTCGGCGATTGAGGATACCGATGTTGCCGAAGCGATTACCCGACTGCAATCGCTGAGCACCAGCCTCGAAGCGGCACAGGCAATCTATGCCCGGATCGAACAGCGCAGCCTGCTCGACCTGCTGCGCTGA
- a CDS encoding flagella basal body P-ring formation protein FlgA, with the protein MTVRKTSIAASTIVIAMALSAPAMAKQFQDTRILDALVAAKLGSEIGEPGGARAAIDHRLKLAQCPETPKVSNGMMDSAVVRCESLGWRIRVPINISAQNSRIQPVTTASATQSRYYSGNSEVAIRRGEPVRLTISRPGFSLSRMMVADRNGKIGELIPVRADRRDKPIMARVTDMGEATVMAR; encoded by the coding sequence ATGACAGTGCGAAAGACCAGTATAGCAGCGTCGACCATAGTCATTGCCATGGCGCTATCTGCTCCGGCAATGGCCAAGCAGTTTCAGGATACCAGGATTCTGGACGCATTGGTTGCAGCCAAACTCGGTAGCGAAATTGGCGAGCCCGGCGGTGCCCGCGCCGCAATAGATCACCGCTTGAAACTGGCGCAATGCCCGGAGACCCCGAAGGTCAGTAACGGCATGATGGACAGCGCAGTTGTCCGCTGTGAATCACTGGGCTGGCGTATCCGTGTGCCGATCAATATCAGCGCACAAAATAGTAGGATACAGCCTGTGACGACAGCGTCTGCAACGCAGTCACGCTACTATTCCGGCAATAGCGAGGTCGCTATCCGTAGGGGTGAACCGGTCAGGCTGACCATCTCGCGGCCCGGATTTTCACTGTCGCGAATGATGGTTGCAGACCGCAATGGCAAAATCGGTGAACTTATTCCCGTCCGTGCCGACCGGCGTGACAAACCCATTATGGCCCGTGTCACTGATATGGGCGAGGCAACCGTGATGGCCCGTT
- a CDS encoding rod-binding protein, whose translation MPLSQSLPVQSQGIDKAALRDAAEAFEAHFLRQMIGSMRSASLGEDLLGSNAGDQFRDLADDRIAESMAEQQSFGIAELLLQQFGVDDTRDTPFGEQK comes from the coding sequence ATGCCGCTTTCGCAATCGCTGCCGGTGCAGAGCCAGGGTATCGACAAGGCCGCGCTGCGCGATGCGGCAGAGGCATTTGAGGCGCATTTCCTGCGCCAGATGATCGGTTCGATGCGTTCCGCATCGCTCGGCGAAGATCTGCTCGGCAGCAATGCCGGTGACCAGTTTCGTGATCTTGCCGATGACCGGATTGCCGAGAGCATGGCCGAACAGCAAAGCTTCGGCATTGCGGAACTGCTGTTGCAGCAATTCGGGGTCGATGACACACGTGATACGCCCTTCGGAGAACAGAAATGA
- the flgB gene encoding flagellar basal body rod protein FlgB — MGADRIFGVHGAALQLRSQRLGVLASNIANAATPNYKARDLDFDRAMQMVQQGEDTRQAMSETMGYRIPLQTSMDGNTVELSTEQTLFAENAVQYSTTLSFLEARVNSITRALKGE, encoded by the coding sequence ATGGGTGCAGACAGGATTTTCGGAGTGCACGGCGCAGCGCTGCAGCTGAGATCGCAGCGCCTGGGCGTCCTTGCATCCAATATCGCCAATGCCGCGACGCCGAATTACAAGGCGCGCGATCTCGATTTCGATCGCGCCATGCAAATGGTGCAGCAGGGTGAAGATACCCGGCAGGCCATGAGCGAAACCATGGGCTATCGCATCCCGCTTCAGACCTCGATGGATGGCAACACCGTCGAACTGTCGACCGAGCAGACATTGTTTGCCGAAAATGCGGTGCAGTACAGCACCACCCTCTCATTTCTTGAAGCGCGGGTGAACTCGATCACCCGTGCGCTCAAGGGAGAATGA
- a CDS encoding flagellar hook-basal body complex protein produces the protein MSFVTSLSGLKAAQTDLSVISNNIANSNSNGFKKSRAIFGDVFAASPTQTTTKLTGQGVRLNGVSQQFTQGTLQTTDRTLDLAIAGDGFFTVRSDAANATTTYTRNGAFAVNTDRVVVDTLGNKVQLLPVDATGQVTGTTNADLSDFMLPEADPADPTSLLANISIGNDGVVTATFANGNQQRLGALALASFPAVEGLRPVGDAQWQATGDSGVATFDQAGEGSLGSIRSGSLETANIDITEELVSLISAQRNFQANAQAIETANTLTQTIINLQI, from the coding sequence ATGTCTTTCGTAACGTCACTTAGCGGCCTGAAAGCGGCCCAGACCGACCTGTCGGTGATTTCGAACAATATCGCCAACAGCAACTCCAATGGCTTCAAGAAAAGCCGCGCCATATTTGGTGATGTCTTTGCCGCATCGCCGACCCAGACCACGACCAAGCTGACCGGACAGGGTGTCCGTCTCAACGGCGTTAGCCAGCAATTCACCCAGGGCACGCTGCAGACAACCGATCGTACGCTCGATCTGGCCATTGCCGGTGACGGTTTCTTCACCGTGCGCAGCGACGCCGCCAACGCGACCACAACCTATACCCGTAACGGCGCGTTCGCCGTGAACACCGATCGCGTCGTTGTCGATACGCTGGGCAACAAGGTGCAGCTGCTGCCGGTCGATGCGACCGGACAGGTAACCGGTACCACCAATGCCGATCTCAGCGATTTCATGCTGCCTGAAGCCGACCCTGCCGACCCGACATCGTTGCTGGCGAATATCAGCATCGGTAATGATGGTGTCGTCACCGCGACCTTCGCCAATGGCAACCAGCAGCGTCTGGGTGCCCTGGCGCTGGCCAGCTTCCCGGCAGTCGAAGGCTTGCGACCGGTCGGAGACGCCCAGTGGCAGGCAACCGGAGATTCGGGTGTCGCGACCTTCGACCAGGCGGGCGAGGGCTCGCTGGGCAGCATCCGTTCGGGTTCGCTCGAAACCGCCAATATCGACATCACCGAAGAGCTGGTGTCGCTGATTTCGGCACAGCGAAACTTCCAGGCCAATGCCCAGGCGATCGAAACCGCCAACACGCTGACGCAGACGATCATCAACCTGCAGATCTAA
- a CDS encoding flagellar basal body rod protein FlgF: protein MDKMVRTNLRAMQGIMNRQTVIANNMANASTTGFRGEIVNAQALYINGDGLDSRATVKEEVLAADMNPGPIKTTGRPLDIAMQGDALLAVQAPDGAEAYTRRGDLQLTESGLVTTGDGFPVLGRSGPLTLPPADQLRIADDGGVWIVPPGGDPLQPQQVDQLKIASPKGSEIVKFTDTLFHVPDDGVLPADPDARLVTGALEGSNVNMTQALVDMIETSRAWEAQVKLMTSAQELDESGARIMQMPN, encoded by the coding sequence ATGGACAAGATGGTACGCACCAACCTGCGGGCTATGCAGGGTATCATGAACCGGCAGACGGTGATTGCCAACAATATGGCGAACGCCAGCACCACCGGTTTCCGTGGCGAGATTGTCAACGCGCAGGCGCTTTATATCAACGGCGATGGTCTTGACAGTCGCGCCACGGTCAAGGAAGAAGTGCTCGCCGCCGATATGAATCCGGGGCCGATAAAGACCACCGGTCGTCCGCTCGATATCGCCATGCAGGGCGACGCGCTGCTCGCGGTGCAGGCGCCCGATGGTGCCGAAGCCTATACCCGTCGCGGTGATTTGCAGCTTACCGAAAGCGGTCTGGTAACCACCGGCGATGGTTTCCCGGTGCTTGGCCGGAGTGGGCCATTGACGCTGCCGCCCGCGGATCAGCTGCGCATTGCCGATGATGGCGGCGTGTGGATCGTACCCCCAGGTGGTGATCCGCTGCAGCCGCAACAGGTCGACCAGCTGAAAATCGCCAGTCCCAAGGGCAGCGAGATCGTCAAATTTACGGACACGCTGTTCCATGTGCCTGACGATGGTGTGCTGCCGGCTGATCCCGATGCCCGGCTGGTCACTGGCGCGCTGGAGGGATCCAATGTCAACATGACGCAGGCGCTGGTCGACATGATCGAAACCAGCCGCGCCTGGGAGGCGCAGGTCAAGCTGATGACCTCGGCGCAGGAGCTCGATGAATCCGGTGCCCGCATCATGCAGATGCCCAACTGA
- the flgC gene encoding flagellar basal body rod protein FlgC — protein MTMPMNIFDISGRAMSAQMTRMNTTASNLANARTTYSSEAEAYRALKPVFRATEDENGMATVDVDRVVQSDTQPTRRYDPNNPIADADGYVWEAGVDEAAELIDMMETARQYQNNVQVLQTAKSLILDTVRMGK, from the coding sequence ATGACCATGCCGATGAATATCTTTGACATTAGCGGTCGGGCCATGTCGGCGCAGATGACGCGGATGAACACCACCGCGTCCAATCTCGCCAATGCGCGTACGACCTATTCCAGCGAGGCCGAGGCCTATCGTGCGCTGAAACCGGTATTTCGCGCGACTGAGGATGAAAATGGCATGGCTACCGTCGACGTCGACCGGGTGGTCCAGTCCGATACCCAGCCGACCCGGCGCTATGACCCGAATAACCCCATTGCCGATGCTGACGGCTATGTCTGGGAAGCCGGAGTCGACGAGGCCGCCGAACTGATCGACATGATGGAAACGGCGCGTCAGTATCAGAACAACGTTCAGGTGCTGCAGACCGCCAAGTCGCTGATCCTCGATACGGTGAGGATGGGCAAATGA
- a CDS encoding MotA/TolQ/ExbB proton channel family protein, translated as MPGVFLMFFDPLSLLLVIATSAMIALVQNGAAAIYHAIHIVPRLWAGNTGNQAERARLALLRVEQKVTENGPWHADRIIADIPFVATLAEMLANAPDRASFAEAVSRHRTQLQRRHDAAIGFWSDIAEAAPAIGMIGTVVGLIWMFDGIESADAIGEAMAICLLTSLYGLLLAHVVAGPIARRAELYAAQQNMWHDDVTARFLQLAERYLGQRGVVLDLSNHNASAKKNGLDRAPDIAKAPKSAG; from the coding sequence GTGCCGGGCGTGTTTCTGATGTTCTTTGATCCACTCTCACTGCTGTTGGTGATTGCAACCAGCGCGATGATAGCGCTGGTACAGAATGGCGCGGCAGCCATTTATCACGCCATCCACATCGTACCGCGGCTCTGGGCCGGCAATACAGGCAATCAAGCCGAGCGCGCTCGGCTGGCCTTGCTTCGTGTCGAACAGAAGGTGACGGAAAACGGTCCCTGGCATGCCGACCGGATCATCGCCGATATACCCTTTGTCGCGACGCTGGCGGAGATGCTGGCCAATGCTCCTGATCGAGCCAGTTTTGCGGAGGCCGTATCGCGCCATCGCACACAGCTGCAGCGCAGACATGACGCCGCTATCGGCTTTTGGAGCGATATCGCCGAGGCCGCACCGGCCATCGGCATGATCGGCACCGTTGTCGGCCTGATATGGATGTTCGATGGTATTGAAAGCGCCGATGCCATTGGCGAGGCCATGGCGATCTGCCTGCTGACCAGCCTGTACGGGCTGTTACTGGCGCATGTCGTGGCCGGACCGATTGCCCGCCGGGCCGAGCTCTATGCGGCACAGCAAAATATGTGGCACGATGATGTGACAGCACGCTTCCTGCAGCTGGCAGAGCGGTATCTCGGGCAACGCGGAGTCGTTCTCGACCTTTCCAACCATAATGCCTCAGCCAAGAAGAACGGTCTCGATCGGGCCCCCGATATAGCCAAAGCCCCGAAGAGCGCCGGATAA
- a CDS encoding flagellar basal body L-ring protein FlgH — MPVKTRLFPRAALLAPLAFLSACMGGGEVRPSPAFAPTLPPPVAVATNNGAIFQASNGYAALTSGARAAQVGDVLTIALVERTQAAKSNSATTDRSGGFGLNPPTTGPLSLFDPSDASASGNLTFNGAGSAAQSNSLQGQISVTIAAVYPNGTMLVQGEKLMRLNRGDEFVQFSGIVRSVDIGPENIVPSTRVANARINYSGAGEIAQASRQGWLQRFFSAISPF, encoded by the coding sequence ATGCCCGTTAAGACACGCCTTTTCCCCAGAGCAGCCCTGCTCGCACCGCTGGCATTTTTGAGTGCCTGTATGGGAGGCGGTGAAGTCAGGCCCAGCCCGGCCTTTGCCCCGACTTTGCCGCCTCCTGTAGCGGTCGCCACGAACAATGGTGCAATCTTCCAGGCCAGTAACGGTTATGCCGCGCTGACCAGCGGGGCCAGGGCGGCACAGGTCGGCGATGTGCTGACCATCGCCCTGGTCGAGCGCACCCAGGCTGCCAAGTCGAACAGTGCTACCACTGATCGCAGCGGTGGTTTTGGCCTTAATCCGCCGACGACCGGTCCGTTAAGCCTTTTTGATCCGAGTGATGCCAGCGCCAGTGGCAATCTGACGTTCAATGGCGCGGGCAGCGCGGCGCAATCCAACTCGTTACAGGGACAGATAAGCGTGACCATAGCCGCCGTATATCCCAATGGCACCATGCTGGTGCAGGGCGAGAAGCTGATGCGGCTGAATCGTGGTGACGAGTTCGTCCAGTTCAGCGGCATTGTCCGTTCGGTGGATATCGGTCCGGAAAATATCGTGCCGTCGACCCGGGTTGCCAATGCCCGCATCAACTATAGCGGCGCCGGAGAGATCGCACAGGCGAGCCGTCAGGGCTGGCTGCAGCGCTTCTTCTCGGCGATCAGCCCGTTCTGA
- the flgG gene encoding flagellar basal-body rod protein FlgG yields MSNSALQVARTGLDAQNTRMRVIANNLANVNTTGFKRDRAQFQTLAYQQIVQKGAQSDQINQYAVGLSLGTGVEVAGTARIETQGSLQNTGNALDLAIEGAGYFQLQMPDGTIGFTRAGNFSLTQQGQIVNSEGLPLFPQIQVPQGVTGITIGNDGIVSATLAGQAEPSELGRIEIANFVNNAGLQPLGNNLLQQTAASGPPLVGAAGIEGRGVLRQGALEGSNVNIVEELVDMIETQRAYEVNSKMISATDEMLQFANQNM; encoded by the coding sequence ATGAGTAATTCCGCCCTTCAGGTCGCCCGCACCGGGCTCGACGCACAGAATACCCGGATGCGGGTGATCGCCAACAACCTGGCCAATGTGAACACCACGGGTTTCAAGCGTGACCGGGCGCAGTTCCAGACGCTTGCCTATCAGCAGATCGTGCAGAAAGGGGCGCAGTCGGACCAGATCAACCAATATGCCGTTGGTCTGTCACTGGGCACCGGTGTCGAAGTCGCCGGCACCGCACGCATCGAGACCCAGGGATCGCTGCAGAATACCGGCAATGCGCTCGATCTGGCGATTGAAGGTGCCGGCTATTTTCAGCTGCAAATGCCCGATGGCACCATCGGTTTCACCCGCGCCGGCAATTTCAGCCTGACGCAGCAGGGCCAGATCGTAAACTCCGAAGGCCTGCCGCTCTTCCCCCAGATCCAGGTGCCGCAGGGCGTTACCGGCATCACCATCGGCAATGACGGCATCGTCTCGGCCACGCTTGCCGGACAGGCCGAGCCGAGCGAGCTGGGCCGCATCGAGATCGCCAATTTCGTCAACAATGCCGGACTGCAGCCACTTGGCAACAACCTGCTGCAGCAGACCGCAGCCAGCGGCCCGCCGCTGGTCGGCGCTGCCGGTATCGAAGGCCGTGGCGTGCTGCGCCAGGGCGCGCTTGAGGGCTCCAATGTCAATATCGTCGAGGAGCTGGTCGACATGATCGAGACCCAGCGTGCCTATGAGGTCAATTCGAAGATGATCTCGGCAACCGACGAGATGCTGCAGTTCGCCAACCAGAATATGTAA
- a CDS encoding flagellar basal body rod C-terminal domain-containing protein: MSSLLTIGRSGLAVNSRAMETVSNNIANAENPDYVRRTTRIADQTVTGALNPLYVSQTGLAGAAVVGIARAGDEFLEASARLSGATLVRAETAASWLTSVETGLDNGGRDIGARLTQVYARGEELAAAPFDEALRATFLSDIGNTIGAFRSTAGNIGFSLDQMRESAMSQTAALNQGLNELARINVDLLRSRPGSDGEAALLDQRDASLAAITERLDVDISFGDKGIATLRYGGEDVVVRGDAATLSLNENADRSLQVLINGTATRTPGNGLLAGLSDAMVQAGARLDSLDALAQQFSNDINGWQAAGRTDAGAAGAPLVAITAGAASLTLLSADPAALALASTDGTANGNILGLSAQRGAGGTEQGWTTIMATHANLLATARSEESTAAALDRNARSARDESAAVDIDRETADLIRLQQAYEASARIIQVARETMQSILAIF, from the coding sequence ATGAGCTCGCTCCTCACCATTGGCAGATCCGGTCTTGCGGTTAACAGCCGCGCCATGGAGACCGTGTCCAACAACATCGCCAATGCGGAGAATCCGGATTATGTCCGGCGCACCACCCGGATTGCCGATCAGACGGTAACCGGAGCGCTGAACCCGCTTTATGTGTCGCAGACCGGTCTTGCTGGTGCGGCGGTGGTTGGTATTGCCCGCGCCGGTGACGAGTTTCTCGAAGCCTCGGCGCGCCTCAGCGGCGCGACACTGGTACGTGCGGAAACGGCTGCCAGCTGGCTGACTTCGGTGGAAACGGGTCTCGACAATGGCGGTCGCGATATCGGTGCGCGGCTGACTCAGGTTTATGCTCGTGGCGAGGAGCTGGCCGCTGCGCCGTTCGACGAAGCGCTGCGTGCAACGTTCCTCAGCGATATCGGGAACACCATTGGTGCCTTTCGCAGCACTGCAGGCAATATCGGCTTTTCCCTCGACCAGATGCGTGAGTCCGCCATGTCGCAGACTGCGGCGCTGAATCAGGGCCTGAACGAACTGGCGCGGATCAATGTCGACCTGCTGCGCAGCCGGCCCGGCAGCGATGGCGAAGCTGCTCTGCTCGACCAGCGCGATGCTTCGCTGGCGGCGATTACCGAACGCCTCGACGTCGATATCAGCTTTGGCGACAAGGGCATCGCTACGCTCCGCTATGGCGGCGAGGATGTCGTTGTGCGCGGTGATGCCGCGACGCTGTCACTCAACGAAAATGCAGATCGCAGCCTCCAGGTGCTGATCAATGGCACAGCCACCCGTACACCGGGCAATGGCCTGCTCGCCGGCCTCAGCGATGCGATGGTGCAGGCCGGGGCAAGGCTCGACAGTCTTGATGCACTGGCACAGCAATTCTCCAATGATATCAATGGCTGGCAGGCTGCGGGCCGCACGGATGCCGGTGCTGCTGGTGCTCCCCTGGTCGCGATCACCGCTGGTGCCGCCAGCCTGACCCTGCTGTCTGCTGATCCGGCGGCGCTGGCGCTGGCCTCGACCGATGGCACCGCCAATGGCAATATTCTCGGGCTTTCGGCGCAACGCGGCGCTGGCGGCACCGAACAGGGCTGGACCACCATCATGGCGACCCATGCCAATCTGCTCGCCACCGCGCGCAGCGAGGAGAGCACCGCCGCCGCGCTTGACCGCAATGCCCGTTCGGCACGCGATGAAAGCGCGGCTGTCGATATCGATCGTGAGACCGCCGACCTGATCCGCCTGCAACAGGCCTATGAAGCCTCGGCGCGGATCATCCAGGTGGCGCGCGAGACGATGCAGTCGATACTCGCGATATTCTAA
- a CDS encoding flagellar hook capping FlgD N-terminal domain-containing protein, which produces MTSINNALPSGLTRAQPVNATGGETLDQAAFLKLMTAQLRYQDPFDPVDNQAMVAQMAQFSSVAGIAEMNVSLQQIANSFNSIGMADAAQFIGRSALVPGDMAAMDPEGVYAGEIVMAGPVDELTVELVDGAGNVVHAETMRNVPAGAMPFRFESGREDGKPVDSGPLKVRVGGGYASQISTWLPVSAVAASGDSNGAALITPIGQIPANQAQRIG; this is translated from the coding sequence ATGACCTCGATAAACAACGCACTTCCCAGCGGGCTGACCCGCGCACAGCCAGTGAACGCAACCGGCGGCGAGACGCTTGACCAGGCGGCTTTTCTGAAGCTGATGACGGCGCAGCTGCGCTATCAGGACCCGTTCGATCCGGTGGATAACCAGGCGATGGTGGCGCAGATGGCACAATTCTCGTCGGTGGCCGGAATTGCCGAGATGAATGTCTCGCTGCAGCAGATCGCCAATTCCTTCAACTCCATCGGCATGGCCGATGCAGCCCAGTTTATCGGTCGTTCGGCGCTGGTGCCGGGTGACATGGCGGCTATGGACCCCGAAGGCGTCTATGCCGGCGAGATTGTGATGGCCGGTCCGGTCGACGAACTGACCGTCGAACTGGTCGATGGCGCAGGCAATGTCGTGCACGCCGAGACAATGCGCAACGTCCCCGCCGGGGCCATGCCATTCCGCTTCGAGAGCGGGAGAGAGGATGGCAAACCGGTCGATTCCGGGCCGCTCAAGGTGCGCGTCGGTGGTGGCTATGCGTCACAGATTTCAACCTGGCTTCCGGTTTCGGCGGTGGCGGCATCGGGCGACAGCAATGGCGCTGCGCTGATCACGCCGATTGGCCAGATTCCCGCAAACCAGGCCCAGAGAATAGGCTGA
- the motA gene encoding flagellar motor stator protein MotA, whose amino-acid sequence MLVAVGLVVLIVMVFGGFIISGGDIGPVLAALPLEMMIIGGAGVAAIITGNSIHQVKALGGGFVRVFSGPKYKRDDFLNCIFLTSKLMKLLRTEGPVALEPHVEEPQNSAIFAEYPRLLADSVLVALICDSLRLVVVSSGDLDPHSVEEVIDQHLKTHHKEAMGPAENLQWLADALPALGIVAAVLGVVKTMGSIDKPPAVLGGMIGSALVGTFLGVLLAYGIVGPMANRCKHSIESDLAMYDIVKQIIIASLHGHPQPLVIEAARSGLEHGNQPSFAEVFDGLRAR is encoded by the coding sequence ATGCTGGTAGCTGTCGGTTTAGTGGTTCTGATCGTCATGGTATTTGGCGGTTTCATCATTTCAGGCGGCGATATCGGCCCGGTTCTGGCGGCACTGCCGCTGGAAATGATGATCATCGGCGGTGCCGGTGTTGCTGCCATCATAACCGGCAACTCCATACACCAGGTCAAGGCGTTGGGGGGCGGCTTTGTCCGCGTTTTTTCCGGTCCGAAATATAAGCGCGACGATTTCCTCAACTGTATCTTCCTGACCTCCAAGCTGATGAAGCTGTTGCGGACCGAGGGCCCTGTGGCGCTTGAACCGCATGTCGAAGAGCCGCAAAATTCCGCGATTTTTGCCGAGTATCCCCGATTGCTGGCCGATTCAGTGCTGGTCGCGCTGATCTGCGATTCACTGCGGCTGGTGGTGGTATCCTCGGGCGATCTCGACCCGCATTCGGTCGAGGAAGTGATCGACCAGCATCTCAAGACCCATCACAAAGAGGCCATGGGGCCGGCAGAGAATCTGCAATGGCTGGCCGATGCGCTGCCGGCGCTGGGTATTGTCGCCGCCGTTCTCGGTGTTGTGAAAACCATGGGTTCGATCGACAAGCCACCGGCCGTATTGGGCGGGATGATCGGCTCTGCGCTGGTCGGCACCTTTCTCGGCGTTTTGCTGGCTTACGGCATTGTCGGCCCGATGGCCAATCGCTGCAAGCACAGCATAGAAAGCGATCTGGCGATGTACGATATCGTCAAGCAGATCATCATCGCCAGCCTGCACGGCCACCCGCAGCCGCTGGTGATCGAGGCCGCGCGGTCGGGCCTTGAACATGGCAACCAGCCGAGCTTTGCCGAGGTGTTTGACGGTTTGAGGGCGCGCTAA